The Euphorbia lathyris chromosome 8, ddEupLath1.1, whole genome shotgun sequence genome has a window encoding:
- the LOC136203140 gene encoding small ribosomal subunit protein uS3x — MATQISKKRKFVADGVFYAELNEVLTRELAEDGYSGVEVRVTPMRTEIIIRATRTQNVLGEKGRRIRELTSVVQKRFKFPENSVELYAEKVNNRGLCAIAQAESLRYKLLGGLAVRRACYGVLRFIMESGAKGCEVIVSGKLRAQRAKSMKFKDGYMISSGQPVKEYIDAAVRHVLLRQGVLGIKVKIMLDWDPKGKVGPMTPLPDLVTIHPPKEEEEHVPPPVLTTTNIEIPVA, encoded by the exons ATGGCTACCCAAATCAGTAAGAAGCGCAAG TTTGTTGCAGACGGTGTTTTCTACGCTGAGCTCAATGAGGTTCTGACGAGAGAGCTTGCTGAGGATGGATATTCTGGTGTGGAAGTTAGGGTCACTCCAATGCGTACTGAGATCATCATCAGGGCCACTCGCACCCAAAACGTTCTTG gtgagaaaggaagaagaatcaGGGAGCTGACTTCTGTTGTTCAGAAGCGATTTAAGTTTCCTGAAAACAGTGTTGAACTCTATGCTGAGAAAGTTAACAATAGGGGTCTTTGTGCCATTGCACAGGCTGAGTCACTCCGTTACAAGCTCCTTGGAGGCCTTGCTGTTCGTAG ggCATGCTATGGTGTGTTGAGATTTATAATGGAAAGTGGTGCAAAAGGATGTGAG GTTATTGTGAGTGGAAAACTCAGAGCTCAGAGAGCAAAGTCAATGAAGTTCAAGGATGGATACATGATATCTTCCGGTCAACCTGTTAAGGAGTATATTGACGCTGCCGTGAGACACGTGCTTCTAAGACAG GGTGTTCTTGGTATCAAGGTTAAGATAATGCTTGACTGGGATCCTAAGGGCAAGGTGGGTCCAATGACACCATTGCCTGATTTGGTCACTATCCATCCTCCAAAGGAAGAAGAGGAGCATGTTCCACCACCCGTGCTTACCACCACCAATATTGAAATTCCAGTTGCCTAA